The Montipora capricornis isolate CH-2021 chromosome 3, ASM3666992v2, whole genome shotgun sequence genome window below encodes:
- the LOC138040390 gene encoding uncharacterized protein yields the protein MTYQYLTVEMVRSAKNNDGFVDQKMFKTAEKYGFDSLFLTDTSMQVLDGYIDDIRPNPKPTCDYVLVTRNGGQHNKLGELTSKLVFDAIGKCVHPTRYRQIVETASSKKLSNKAQGTISEDQKHSSIVARVHYQKQQSREVATKAHEYLESLHGEKGSELEMDLRSRLSDKSASSPEKQENNDGSTPEEGNIFITPSKFKSQNASKTPDSLRGRKILLFTPEEDKYLKMGLDRHGFGNWTAILRDPDFHFQKGRKPNSLLNRATRKFI from the exons ATGACGTACCAGTATTTAACTGTTGAAATGGTGCGCTCAGCAAAGAACAACGATGGATTTGTCGATCAGA AAATGTTTAAAACCGCTGAAAAATATGGCTTCGACTCTCTTTTCCTTACCGACACAAGCATGCAGGTGTTAGATGGGTACATCGACGATATTCGGCCTAACCCAAAACCAACTTGTGACTACGTCTTAGTCAcaagaaatggcggccaacaCAACAAACTTGGCGAGCTGACGAGCAAATTGGTGTTTGACGCGATCGGAAAATGCGTTCACCCTACTCGTTACCGACAAATAGTGGAGACGGCTAGCTCCAAGAAACTTAGTAATAAGGCGCAGGGCACAATCTCCGAGGATCAGAAGCATAGTTCTATTGTGGCAAGAGTGCATTATCAAAAGCAACAATCCCGAGAGGTGGCCACCAAGGCGCACGAATATTTGGAATCACTTCATGGCGAGAAGGGCTCTGAGTTAGAAATGGATCTCCGATCAAGACTTTCAGACAAATCCGCGTCCTCGcctgaaaaacaagaaaataacgaTGGGTCCACCCCCGAAGAAGGCAACATTTTCATTACGCCCTCTAAGTTCAAAAGCCAGAATGCTTCAAAAACGCCCGATTCTTTGCGAGGAAGGAAAATTCTGCTATTCACTCCTGAAGAGGATAAATATTTGAAGATGGGACTAGATCGCCATGGGTTCGGAAActggacagctattcttagagatccagactttcattttcaaaaaggACGAAAACCGAACTCTCTTTTAAATCGCGCAACCAggaaatttatttga